Sequence from the Prunus persica cultivar Lovell chromosome G5, Prunus_persica_NCBIv2, whole genome shotgun sequence genome:
GTTTTATCCCTCAAATAGACAGTCAAATTGACGAAATGAGATGAAATGCAACAAAATAGTGGAATTGACATGAATGAGAGAGCTGGAGGGGCTAAAATGACATGAAAATAAGTTGGACGACCAAAAAGGAACTCGGGTATAAATTCAAAGACTATATTATGGTTAAAAACCCTaactaaaattatatttgggCAAAGAAAGAAGTTGAGTGCATTGCAGCAAGGGATGGTGCAAAGTTGTTCTTTTGGCCGATGACCTATAGATCTTACAGGAAAAATCTTATTTATCAGCTGTActgttgaaaataaaataaatcttcTTTATCAGCTGTactgttttaattttgatatatatatacttgggCTGAAGCAGATGAAAACAATTGCATTTGCGTTACATATAACTAGTTTCTTCATGGATATCTTTAACCAAGTAATTAATTTGAAACTTGAATCATCTTTCAACTTTGGAAAAAGAATACCACTAAATAGCTTTTACCTCTACTCGATCATGCCGCGTCAGGAAATTTAGGCAATGATTACATGAGGCTGACACAATTGGTGAATATTTATAGTCAATATTTAACCTAACAAATATTGATTACATGTAATAAGACATTTCTCTCAGCCAGCATGGAATTAAAGTTGAACAGCCTGGGAAAACACCGACTGTGTCTACCACAAAAgtcagagagaaagaaaaaaagagatgaaataTTATGCAACACATCAATTATTAGCTGGGACGTgatctgaaatttgacatctaaattaatttaaaatcaatGGAGGGCATGGACTTGGGAGGGTTCATAACTTGATGACCTAACACATCAACAACTTGTGTGATATTTACCCTTGTGTTATGCGTCTAGTGCACCGTCGACAGTTTTTTGtcaatgtttttttgttgttgtgtcCATAGCTAGCTAGCCCACCAACTGATTGATAAAGAGTAACTTGTACTGTACtacaaaaagttaaaaaaccctagctagCTTGCATATGAAATATTGTGACTGAAAAGGAAATGATATTGTGAGAAGTGTCTATATAAATAGGTCTCTTCtgttcttaatatttgcaagAAAAGCAAAGACATTAGATCGAAATGGGAAAGAGCAAGGTGCTTGTGGTAGGTGGAACTGGGTACATGGGAAGAAGGATTGTAAAGGCAAGCCTAGCCCAAGGCCACCCAACCTATGTCCTTCAAAGGCCAGAGATTGGCCTTGACATTGATAAGTTGCAAATGCTCTTGGCATTCAAGAAGCAAGGGGCTTATCTTGTGGAGGgctcattttctgattttcaaaGCCTTGTTGATGCTGTCAAGCTTGTGGATGTTGTCATTTGCACAATGTCTGGGGTTCATTTTCGTAGTCACAACATTTTGTTGCAGCTCAAGCTTGTCAAAGCTATCAAAGAAGCCGGAAATATTAAGGTACGGAAAAGCTTAATCTCTCCAAACATCCTATGTTTGTATTAGGCACATATATACAAATTAAGCAAGGATGGATGCTCATTTGCTCATTGTATTTGTCACTTTTTTCCTGCCCTGGCTTTTTTGTGTAGCGTTTCTTCCCATCAGAGTTTGGTCTAGATCCAGCACGTATGGGACATGCACTTGAACCTGGGAGAGTTACATTTGatgagaaaatggtggtgaGAAAGGCAATACAAGATGCTAAAATCCCCTTCACTTATGTCTGTGGTGCCGGCTTTGCAGGTTATTTCGCCGGCAACCTTTCACAGATGGGAACACTCCTTCCTCCAAGGGAAAAAGTCCTTATTTATGGAGATGGCAACTCTAAAGGTACAAGTTAAAGAATTAAATCAAAAGCCA
This genomic interval carries:
- the LOC18775835 gene encoding isoflavone reductase homolog isoform X2; the protein is MGKSKVLVVGGTGYMGRRIVKASLAQGHPTYVLQRPEIGLDIDKLQMLLAFKKQGAYLVEGSFSDFQSLVDAVKLVDVVICTMSGVHFRSHNILLQLKLVKAIKEAGNIKRFFPSEFGLDPARYFAGNLSQMGTLLPPREKVLIYGDGNSKVTIVDEDDLATYTIKTIDDPRTLNKTLYFRPPENVLTQKQLVDMWENLIGKKLEHITISQQDFLASMKGMDYAGQVGVGHFYHIFYEGALTNFEIGNEGEEASKLYPEVKYTRMNEYLKIYA
- the LOC18775835 gene encoding isoflavone reductase homolog isoform X1, which produces MGKSKVLVVGGTGYMGRRIVKASLAQGHPTYVLQRPEIGLDIDKLQMLLAFKKQGAYLVEGSFSDFQSLVDAVKLVDVVICTMSGVHFRSHNILLQLKLVKAIKEAGNIKRFFPSEFGLDPARMGHALEPGRVTFDEKMVVRKAIQDAKIPFTYVCGAGFAGYFAGNLSQMGTLLPPREKVLIYGDGNSKVTIVDEDDLATYTIKTIDDPRTLNKTLYFRPPENVLTQKQLVDMWENLIGKKLEHITISQQDFLASMKGMDYAGQVGVGHFYHIFYEGALTNFEIGNEGEEASKLYPEVKYTRMNEYLKIYA